Below is a window of Myxococcaceae bacterium JPH2 DNA.
TGACCCTCTTCAAGGCCGCCGAGCGCAACGGCCGCTGGACGCTCGCGCGCCAGGGACCGGTGAACGGCGCCGGCCCCGCGGACCTCATCTGGGGCGGGCGGCTCCTGGCCTTGGATGTGGATGGCGATGGCCGCTCGGACCTCGTCTACGCCACGAACAGCGCCGCGACGCTGAAGCTGGAGGTCCTGTACTCGCAAGGGAACAGCTTCGCGCCGTCCTCCAGCGGCCCCGTCTCCACCTCGCTGCCCTTCGGCGGACACCTGGTGCCGCTCGACGTGGCCGGCAATGGGCAGACAGACCTCGTCTATGCCACGAATGACAGCGGCTTCCTGAAGCTGACGTGGCTCAAGGCCGCGCCCGAGCGCCAGGGGTTCCAGGTCCAGACCGAGCCCCTGCTGCCCTCCGGCACGCGGGTCCCCTGGGGAGGCAGCCTCCTGCCCATCCACCTGAGCGGCAACGGCGCGCTGGATCTGCTCAATCCCTACACGGATGGCAGCACGTTGCACCTGCGCGTGCTGCGCAACACCGGCAAGGGCTTCGTCCTCCAGGACCTGGGCAGCACGGGGCTCGCGTTCGGCGCCATCATTCCCCAGCTCATGCCCGCGGACGTCCAGGGCAGCGGGCGGGATGATCTGATCATCGTGGGCGAGCACCGCCCAACGGGCGCGCCCGCCTCCAGCCGCCTCGCGGTGCTCGTCAACGAGGGCGGCGCCCTGCGTCCCTACCCGAAGGTGGCCCAGGTCCCCGCCTTCGTCGCCGCGGGCGAGTCCACCGCCGCGCTCGGACTCACGGGCATCGGCAAGGCCGACGTGCTGCACGTCGATGGCTCCGGCGCCACCCACCTGCTGGCCGCGACGCTCGAGTATCCCGACCTGGTCGCCTCCATCACCAACGGTCTGGGGGGACGCTTCGAGCTGACCTACAAGCCGCTCACCGACCCATCCATCTACAGCCGCAAGCCCCCCGCGTCGGACACGGTGGACATGCAGGCGCTGTTCAACAACCAGCTCCCCGGGGCCACCTATGCGCTGGCCGCCCAGCCCGGAGCCCAAGCCAGTCCGGTGGGCATGAGCTTCGCCTCGCGCACCGTCCAGTACCCGCGCTACGTCGTGGCCGCCTATGCGCAGGTGTACTCGGCGGCCCAGGGCTCCACGCATGCCTTCGCGTATTCGGGCGCGCGACTGAGCCTCCAGGGGCGCGGCTGGATGGGCTTCGCGGCGTGGTCCAAGACCGACCCGCACACGGGCCCGTCGGGTGTCGTCACCGAGACGCGCTACCACCAGGACTTCCCTCGCACCTCCGCCGTGGAATCCCAGACGGTGCGGCGCGCCTCGGACCAGGCGCTGATGGCTCGCTCCGAGTACGTCTACAGCACCCCCGCGAGCGCGGGCGTGTACCAGCTCCAGACGACCGAGACGCGCAAGAAGCTCTACACCTTCGCCACCACGGACACGCCCGACTGCGTGCGCACGAACTCGTTCCAGTATGACGACTACGGCAACGCCATCGCCATCACCCAGACGGCCACGGGCACCGCCACCGCGCCGCTGTACACAGCGCAGTCCTTCCAGAACAGCGTGGAGCTGCACCGCTTCGGCTTCCTCACCGAGCGCAAGCTCAGCGCCGACCCGCAGGGCACGCAGCCCCTCCACTGGGAGCGCACGACGTACGCGTCCGACACCTGGGACGTGAGGACCCATGCCCGCTGGAGCGGCACGGACACGTGGCAGGTCTACGCGTATGCGTATGACGACTGGGGCAACACCACGCGCCTGGAGGACCCCGCGAAGGCGGTCGTCACCCACCACTACGAGAGCGCCTACCGCACGTTCCCCAGCAAGCGCGTGCTGCCCGCGCCCCCCTCCGGCCGCGCCCTGGAGTTCGAGTTCCAGTACGACGCGGCCCTCGGCGTCCTCGCCTCCCAGACGCTGCCGACCGGCGCGCGCGAGGTGCACCTGCACGACGGATTGGGCCGTCCGGTCGAGACCCAGCGCACGGGCCCCGATGGCGCGCTCGTCGCCACGCTGCGCTACCAGCGAGGCCAGGACGCGGAAGGCAGGTACCGCCGCACGCTGACCCGACAGGAGTGGAACAAGGACACCTGGAAGGCCCAGACGGACTACGTGGACGGCTTCGGTCGCGTGACGCGCATCGCGCGACAGGGCATGGAGAGCGGGGCCCTGGTGGGCCGCGCCATCCAGGAAGACACCGTCCTGGACGCGCACGACCAACCGGTGGAGCAGTCCCTGCCGTACTTCCGGGGCGATTCGCCGCAGCGCGCCCAGGCGCTCACGTATGACGAGTACGAGCGGGTGGTGCGCCGCGAGACCACGGGTGTCGGAACGACGACGCACGTGACGACCTACGAGTACCCGCGCGCCTACCGCGTCGTCGTCACCGAGGGCGCGACCTCCAGCGAGACCCGCACCCGGACGTTGACGCACGGGTTCTACGGCGACGCGCAGTGCCTGGTGGAGCTGCAGGACAGCCACGGCAACACCACGCGCTACGCGCATGACGCCCTGGGGCGCCGGCTCACCGCGACGGACCCCAAGGTGGAGACCACGTTCACCTACGACGGCTTGGACCGCCACGTCGTCATCGCCACCCGCGCGGGCAGCACCACCTTCACGCGCGAGACCTATTCCTACCGAGACGACCAACGCCAGTGGACGCACACGGATGGCGCCGGGCAGGTGACGACCTTCCAGTACGACCCGCTCCAGCGCTTGCTGTCGAAGCGCGTGGGCACCGAGGAGACGACCTATACCTACGACGAGCACACCAGCGACTGGTCTCTCGGGAAGCGGACCGGCGTGCGGCTCCCGGACGGCACCACGTATGCGTATGGATACGACGCGGACGGCCACACCCTCTCCACGCGGCTGACGCTGGACGGAACGCAGTACACGCTGGGCCAGGAGTTCACGCCCGCGCATCGGCTCTCCCGACTCGTCTATCCCGACGCGGCCAGGACGGAGCTGCGCTACCAGCGCGACTCCATGGAGCGCCTGCAGCGCATCACCGAGGGCAGCGTCGAGCATCTGCTCCAGTCGGACTTCACCGCGCTCGGCGCCCCGTCCGTGGCTCGGTATGCCAATGGCGTGCGCACCGCGTGGACCTACACCGCGGATGGACATCAGCTCACCCAGGACGTGTTTGGCCATGACGAGCGGCCCGTGTCCGCCAGCACGCTGGAGTGGAATCCCTTCTGGCAGGTGAGCGCCGTCCGAGACCGCCTGGAGTCTCGGCGCGACGAGGCGTTCACCTATGACACCGTGGGCCAGCTGCTGCGGGCCCAGGGCGGCGACCTGGGCCTCAAGGAGTATGCCTATGACGCGGCCTGCAGCCTCATCCGCAAGGACGGGCTGACGCTGGAGCGCGCGGGCTATCAGCTCACCCGCGGCTTCTCCCCGTCGAGCACCGACGCGGTCACCACGCGCTACGACGCGAACGGCAGTCTGGTGGAGCTGCAACACCAGGGCACCACCACGCAGTTCCGCTACGACGGCGAGCGGCGACTCATCCAGGCCGGCGAGGTGAGCTTCACCTATGACCATGACGGTCGCCGCCTCAAGAAGGTGGAGCCAGGACAGACGACCTACTACCTCGCGCCTTGCTACGAGGTGGTGGTCTTCTCCTCCGGCGCGCGCCAGCACACGCGCTACGTCCTGGATGAAGAGCACCTCATCGCCTCCGTCACCGTCGTGGAGAGCGGCACACCTCCGAGCGGACGCACCGGCATCCCCACTCCGGGCACGCGCTACTTCCACGTCAACAACACGCGCAGCACCACGCTGCTGACCGATGAGCGGGGCCAGGTCGCCAGCGCCATGGACTACGACCCGTTCGGCACCCCGAGACTGCGCGCGGGCAGCGACGACTTCCGGCGCAAGTACACCGGGCTGGAGCTGGACAGCACCGGCCTCTATTACGCGGCCTCGCGCTACTACAGCCCCTTGCTCGGTGGCTTCATCACCACGGACACCCAGCTCGCCACGCAGGAGGACCGGACCGGGGCGTTCAACCGCTACGCCTACGTCCTGAACGACCCAGTCACACACGTCGACCCGTCGGGCTTCGGCTTCTTCGGCAGCATCAAGAACTTCTTCACCAACACGCTGCCCGACTGGTTCTCCCGGAACTGGGAGCACGTCGTCTCCTACGCGGTGGACATCGCGCTCATCGCGGGTGGCATCGCGCTGTCCTTCGTCCCGGGCCTGCAAGGCGTGGCGGCCATCGCGGTGGGCATGGCCGTGGGCGGACTGGTGGGCGCGGGCCTGGGCGGACTGGCCTACAACATCAGCACCAACGCCACGGGCGACGAGTTCAGTTGGAAGGGCTGGGGAACCCAGGTGGGCATCGGCGCGGCGGCGGGCGCCATCGCCGGGGGCTTCTCCGCCGCGGGAGAGCTGGCGGCCACGGGGCTCAACCTCGCCAGCCGCAGCCTGCTCAACATCGGCGTGCGCGCCGGCGTGGACCTCGCGGGCGGTGTGGCGTCTGGGATTGCCAGTCAGGTGATGGGCAACGCCATCGCGGGCGCGCCACTGGGCGCGGACCTCACGTTCGCCGCGGTGTTCGGCGGCGCCGCGGGCGTGGCGGGCAGCGTGGTGGCCTCAGGTGGCAAGGCGTGGCTCTCGCGCGTGGGCCGCGCATTGGATGACGTGGACGGACTGGCGGATGGGCTGCGCCGCGCGTCCTACAACGTCTCGGGGGGCCCCACGCTCCAGCTCGACGTGGAGGGCATGCGCAAGGTCATCGCGCTCACCCTGGGCGGCACCTTCGGCACCTCGCTTGGGTACACGCTCAGCTCCCTGCACGCCGAGCAGTTCCTGCTTCCCGGGATGACGTGAGCGCCGACGCCCGGCGGCGATGCAACGACGTGGAGGGCAGTCACACATGAAGACCACGACACACACGAGGCCACGCATCCTGTTCACGGGCGCGCCGGCGGGACACGACTTCTCCGCGCTGAAGGAGGTGGGTGACGTCACCGTCAAGCAGGGCAAGGAAGGCCTGGAGCACGCGGAGGTGCTCTGGGTCGACTGCGCCAGCACACGGCCTGAGCAATACACGGCCTTGCTGCGCTCGGCCCTGGACGCGGGCAAGACGGTGGTGCTCGGTCGCCCCGATGCGGCGGCGCGCGAAGCGTTGACGGGCCTCGCGTCGCTGCGGCTCGAGGAGGGCGCCACGGCATTGCTGGTCACCCGTGACACGGACATCGCCACGCCCTCCAGCTACTCGGTCACCGCGCTGGGCAGCCACTCCCTCGAGGAACCCTCGGTGGAGCACCAGTCCGGCGGGGACAAGGCGGCCGTGACGCCCCCCACGCCCGAGGCGCGCGGCCCCCGGCTGGTGCATGACGCGGACGCGCTGAGGCACGACTGGGGCGCCATGCTGGAGGCGCACCACCACCGCGCCCGCCGCTCCGTGGGCGGCCCCGGCCTCATCCCGCCCACCGGCGTCTTGTATGGCATTCGGACGCTGAGCCGCAGCTTCCCCATGACCGTCCGGCACGACACCTGGTCCGCCACGAGCGGCAAGAGCCAGTCCACCGAGGCGGGTTTCACCAGCTCGTTCTACGTCTACCGGGAGAACGGCAAGGCGAGCGCGGACTACGTCGTCATTCGGATCCAGGAAGCCACCTTCTCCACCGGCTCGCTCATGGTGCGCGCCGACAACGCCAAGGGCTTCTGGCAGTTCGAGCTGCAGACGGAGTGCACCAACAACCGGAGCGTGGCGCTCATCAGCAACAGCCCAGGCACGACGAACGGCCCCGGCGTGGGCGCGCAAATCACCCTCCCGGTCAACGTCAAGCTGGTGCAGGACGGAGGCTGCGTCCCCACCCACTGGTCCGCGTCACATGGCCCCGTGCCCCGCTCCATCGAGGGCTGGGGACTCATCAACCGGAGCGCGGTCAGCGCGGGACGGGCCACCTGGTACTACCACCAGCGCGACGTCTGGAATCCCATCAATGATCCACCCAACCAGTTCAGCCGCTGGTGGGCCGGCATGTTCGACGGCGGCTACGGCGGACGGGTGAAGAACCACACCGCGCTCGCGGGCGCCTCGTTCACGGTGGAGACCGTCGCCGCGTGGCGCTTCAGCGCGAGCACCATCGCGTCCAATCCCAACGTGATGTTCACCGAGAACCTCGCGATGAACTACGCGGCGTTCGCGAACCCCTCGGGCACAGGCAACGGCCACCACCAGATTTCCTATTACACGTCGATGATCTCCCGCTCCGACTCGCTGACCATCAACCTGGTCTCCGCGACGGACATCGCCAGCCCCTGCAAGTGACACATGGGCCCTCGGGCTCCGAGCCGTGACAGCCACTCGGAGCCCGAGCCGCCCGCGCCCTCACGGGCGATAGGGACCTCCCGGCACGCCCCAGCCCCACGCGGGCATGGGCGCGTCGAAGGTCACGCTCGCGCCGGGCTGTGAGTTGATGACCGCGAGCCGAGAGCCCCACTCGATGTACGCCACCAGCGCCGAGCGGAACTCGGGGTCCGCGGGGAGCGCCACCGCGTCGGCGGTGTCGAGCAGCAGCTCCACCCATCTGCGCCGCTGCGCTTCCGACAGGTGCTTCTCCAGGTGATGCCGCAGCATCGCTGCGTGTCCGCCATGCGCCGCGCTGTAGTGCGCCGGGCCACCGAGCACCTCGCCCAGGAAGAGGGCGACGTGGGCGGGGTGCGCCGCGGACATCCGCGCGAAGACGGGCCCGAGCAGCGGATCCGCGCTCACGCGCGTGTAGAAGGCCTCGGTCAGCCGCGCGAGCGCGTCGGCCCCGCCGGCCCAGTCATACAGCGACGGCACCGCGGGGGGGGCCTCACTCACGGACGACTCCACGCGCCCTCGACGCGGCAGTGCTTCATCTCCTGGATGTCGGCGATGAAGGGCCGCACCAGCGCGAGGAACGCGGGGAACGAGGCGCCAGTGCGAAAGCCTTGCAGGTGCCCCTCCAGCGAATCCCACTCGATGCGGACGATGAAGTGACGAGGCTCCTCGGTGCCTCGGGTGACCTCGTAGCGCAAGCAGTGCGGCGAGGCCCGCAGGTGTTCACCCGCGAGGCGGTAGGCCTCGAGGAACGCCTCCGCGCGCTCAGCGGGGATGTCGTAACGGATGTACTCCACGACCATGTGATGCGACTCCTTGCTCGCGAGGGGACGCGGCGTTGCGGGCGGGACAGCGAGCGCCTCGGCCCCCAAGAGGGTGAGGAGGAGCACCGTGGCACGACACGACTTCCAAGACACGGACCACCTCCGGGGCACGGCGCGATTCCGAAATGGAGCGCCGGCCCACGCGCGCCAAGGTAAGAACCCGGGCGACTGCGCGCTGGGTCGTCCGTCCCGTTTCATGGGCCGGCCGTCCCGGAAGGAGCGGATGGGATGGAGCCACTCTCGGCGGTGTTGAGCGGGGTGCGCCTGAAGGGGAGCATCTACGCCGCCTGGGAGCTGCACGCCCCCTGGGGCATGGCGCTCCCTCAAGCGCCCTTCGCCGCGTTCCACTTCGTGGAGCAGGGCGAGTGCTGGGTGCATTCCGGCGACGAATTCCATCGGCTGGACGCGGGCGAGCTGGTGGTCCTGTTCGGCGGACAGGCGCACCAGCTGACGTCCTCGCGCGCCGCCGCATCGGAGCCCCTGGACGTGCTGCGGCGACGTCACCCCGCCAAGGCAGGGGTCCACCGGGTGGGGAGCACGGGAGCGCAGACCCGGCTGGTGTGCGGGAAGTTCGCCGCCGAGGGCGAGCAGGGCCTCCAGATGCTGCGCGGACTTCCCGCCGGGGTATGCCTGCGACAGGAGCAACTCGCCACGCTGCCCGCGCTGCGCGCACTGTTGACCTCGCTGTCACACGAGGCCGCGTCCACCGCGCCAGGCGCCGCGACCGCCGCCGCGCGCATCACCGAAGCACTGTTCGTCCAGGTGCTGCGCGCGCTCCTGAAGGGGACAGAGGACGACACGCCACCGGGCTGGCTCGCGGGCCTGCGTGAGCCTCGCATCGCCCACGCGCTCCAGTTGCTGCACGCGGAGCCCGCGCGCTCCTGGTCACTGGGAGCACTCGCCAGCACCGTGGGCATGTCCCGCACGCGCTTCGCCCTGCTCTTCCAGGAGCGCATCGGCCAGCCACCGATGACGTACCTCACCCACCTGCGGCTCGACTGGGTGGCGCAGCGCCTGCGTGATGGCGAGGAGTCCATCGCGCAGTTGGCGCACGCAGCGGGCTTCGAGAGCCAGGGCGGCCTCAGCCGCGCGTTCCGCAAGCGCTTCGGGCAGACACCCTCGGACGTGCGCCGGGCCGCGCGCGACACCCGAGCCACGGGCTAGCGAACACCGGGGCGGCGCCACACGGCACCGCCCCGGCGAATCCGACTCAACTCAGCCGCAGGTCAACCACTTGCACGAGTTGGACAGACACTCGCGCGCGCTGCTGCACAGCGCTCCCTTTGCCTTCTTGTTCACGCAGTTGCCCGCGTTGAGGCCCCAGCCACAGTACTGGTTGGTGCCGCAGTGCGCGTCAGTGACGCAGATGCACGAGCCCGTCGAACCCGTGCAGTCCTCCGACGTCGTGCACGAACCGCTCTTGCACTCCGCATCGTAGCGGCAGGTATCCGCGACCGCCTTCGACGCGGGCGCGTAGGGCTTGCCACACATCGTGGGGTACGCCGCCTCGCGAGTGGACTTGGGGACGTACGCCGCCACGCCGCTGGTGTCGATGTCCGCCGCCGCGTCCGCCATGCCCGTGCGCGCGCTGTTCGCCCGCTCCCACATGCGGATGAAGTTCTCCGCCGAGCCCTCCAGGCCCGTGGTGTTGACGCCGAGCTGCTTCAGGTCGCGCACCACGTCCGGCAGGAAGCCCACGTGCGCCAGACCATTGACATCGAAGTCCGTGCCCAGACGACCCGGGCCCGACGTGCGCTGCTGATCCATCTGCGCATCCGCCTCCGCGCGGAAGCCCGCCGAGCACGCGCCGAAGTTGCCGAAGCGCGGGCGCGTCTGCTGGATGAAGCCGTTGAGGTCCGCGCCGAAGCCCATGTTCACCTTCAGGCCCTGGCGACCAAACTCATACGCCTGCGCCAGCGAGCGCGTGGAACCCTGGCAGTTGTTGGCCACCGTCGTGCGCGTATAGGTCCGCGTCTCGTCATGCGCCGTGCGCAGACCAAACATGCCGCCCGTCTGGCGGATGTCGCGCACCACCCACGCGGGCGTCGTCTTCTCGTTGGCGGCCAGGTCCGGGTTCATCACCTCGCGGAAGTGGCCGTGCGAGACGAACAGCGGGTAGTAGGTGTTCGCCTGGGACAGCGCGAAGGCATCCTGCACGCTGCGCTCGGACATGTGGGCCATGTCGATGAGCATGCCCTTGGCCATCATCTCCTGGACCAGCGCCTTGCCGTCGGTCGTCAGGCCCTTGGTGTTGCGGCAGTTCGCATCCACGTCGAAGCCGAGCGTGAAGCCCGAGCCCGTCAGGCCGCAGTCCGTGTCGATGTGGCAGTTCTCCAGGAACTGCGCGACCTGGAAGATGGCGTTGTGCGGCGCCGCGCCACCGAAGCGGTTGTCCAACTGGTGCACCGGCTGCAACGAGCGCACCCCCAGGCCGTACACGCGGTTGAGCTCCGCGCGCCAGTCCTTGGTGCCGAACAGCTTGCTCGACTCGATGGACAGCACCATGGCGAGCTTGCCCGCCGCGATGATCTGCCGCGCGTGGGCGGGCGACAGGGCAATCTCCACCCAGTCATTGCGCGCATCGAAGTCGCGGGCCATCTGGAGCTGGAGGTCCACGTCCGCCATCTCGTCGCAGGGCCGCTTGAGGTTCTGGTACGGCAAGGCCTTGCAGAGAAACTCGTTGCTCACGAGCGACACCATCACCAGGGACATGCCTCCGGCCTTGGCCTGCTTCAGCCAACCCTCCCACGCCTGCTGGTGGGCGATGGTGTCCCAGCGCGGCCACTCGGTGGGCGTGTTCATGCGGCCCAGGTGCAGGCCAGTGTCGCCCTCGGTGCCCTCGATTTGACCAATGACCTCCGAGGCCACCGCGCCGCCCACTCCAAACACGTCCGACAGGATGGGCACGCCGCTCAGGTTCACGCTGCCGGAGTTGGGACAGAGGTTGAGCAGGTCGCGCAGGTCCATTCGTACCCGCGCGTGGTCGCTCTCCGGCGCACCGCCGTCACAGCTCGTGAGCGCACCGGTATAGCTGCCGTGGAACCAGCCACCGCCGAACGCCTCCTCGGCGAACATGTGGTGGTGCATCTCCGCGAAGCCACTCACGGCCAACGGCTGCGCGACCGACTCGGGCTCGGGCGCCGGGGCCTGCTCCTCCGAGACGGGACCACAGGACAGCGCGACCGCGGAAGCCAACCACCACGGGGAGAACAGCTGACGCAGACCACTTCGGAGACGACGCTGCATGCGAGGCACCTTTCCGAGCTGGGGGGAACCTCCGCACGTATCAGCACTTGTTCTCGCTAATCAAACACCCCGGACTATTCTCGTTCTCTCGACTTGTAGATGACGCACCGCGAGGCGCCGCATGAAATGGTGGTTCCGCTGCCTGACCATGAGCTGCCCCATGTTCGACCAGCTCTTCGTCGCGAAGTACCGAGGTCACAAGGTCCGGTGCCCCGAGTGCGAAGGCCCGAGCCATCGGCACGACATCTACGGCAACGGCTCTGCCAGCGACAATGATTCGAGCGACAGCGACGTCGAGTCCAGCGATGGGGAGTCCAGCGAAGACGAGCTGTTCGTCCACACGCCGCTGGTGAAGCGAGCGCCCATCACCGAGTTCCTGCCACGCACGGAGTTCCACACGCGGCTGGAGGGCTCCACGCTCTACGAGATGACCGAGTCGAAGTACTTCAACACCTACGGTCCTCGGAGCGCGAGCGGACGCAACTCTCAATCCTATACTCCCAAGAACGTCACCAAGCCCAAGTCCAAGGCGGGGGGGTTCAACGCGAAGACGGGCACGTTCAAGAACAACTTCGGCTTCGACCCTCGGTACAAGGGCGCGTTCCGGACGAACGCGCACCAGCGCATCAAACTGCCGCCGCCCCCCAAGCTGCACGTGGGCGAGGTCTATGACCGCGCGCTCCAGCACCGGGTGGCCTCCTGCGAGTACCTCCTGGAGCGACTCTCCGCGCTGTCGGACGAAGGCATCGTCGCCAACGCGGACCACGAGTACCCGTGCCTCCTCATCCAGGCACCGGGAGGGCCCACGGATGAAGACATCTCCGCCAAGGGCAGCAAGCTCGGGACGAACCAGGAGCACTGGACCCGGCTGGTCATGGCCTGCTTCGTGGGCGTCGCCAACCACTTCGCCTTCGGCTCCGGGCTGCCCATCGAAATCGTGATGCGCTCGAGCTTCGGCCACCTGTCTCCATCCATCGCCGAATGCGCTCGCGCCTATCGCATCAACGTGGGCATCGTGCCCCGCCTCTATCTCGATGTGCTCGTCGAGAGCATCCTGTACGTGCATCGCTTCTTCACGCACGAGCTCAAGGACGCCCTCCGAAAGCAGCCCGTCGATGAGAGCTTTGGCCAGCTCTCCGCGGACTACTTCGTGGCGCTCCTCACCCGGCGAATCAACGACCACCGGAAGAAGCACAACGCCGAGCTGAGGAAGCAGCAGCAGGCGAAGAAGAAGCAGGGCAAAGGGAAGCAGGGCAAGGGGAAGGAGAAGGACGACTCCGACGTCAAGCCGATGGAGCTCGTCACCACCGACGACGTGCAAGAGGCGCTCGACAAGCGCAGCGAGGACTCGGTGCGCAGGAGGATGTTGGGCCCCAACCAGCGCCTCCCCCAGAAGCTCGATGCCGAGGTCGACAACCTGTGGGACTGGCTCTGGAGTCCGGGCGACGCGAGCGGCAAGACGGTGTTGACCCAGCTCACGGATCGCAATCAGCAACACCTGGAGGTCATCGCGGACCATGTGTTCGAGGCGCTCCAGGAGCCCGGGGGCAACGTCTCTGGCTTCCTGGCCCCGCTGCCCGGCCAGTTCACCCTGAACGGCGACAGCATCAGCGTGACGCCCCTCCCCATGAAGGAGTCCCTCTCTTTCGAAGAGACCTTCTCCGACGGCCAACGCCGCGTGGAGGACGCGGGCTTCTGGACGATGGCCGAGCTCATCGTCGGTTCGCTCGGGGGCTCACGCGAGGGCTTCCAGGCGTTCTCCAAGGAGCACGTCGTGGGCGGCTTGTATGCCGTCTTCGACTCGCTCAACGAGCACTTCATCGTCCACGAGGCCCACCGGCACCTCGCCAAGGCCCAGGACGGATACGGGAGCGACTCGGAGGATGAAGCAGACCTGCCCTCGCTCGACCTGAAGAAGCCCGTCAACCACGTCTTCTCCAAGAAGCTCATCACGGCGACGGGCATGCGGGCCATCCATCTGGCGCACTACGCCGGGCGGCTGTGCGCGTCGGAGCGGGGCCTCGACGTCACCACCATCAAGGTCGTCTCGGACCGGATGTACTACGAGACCTCCACGGCGCTCGGGACCGTGCCCATCAACACGAAGGTCCTCCCGAAGACAGGCGCGAGCGGCAATGTGGAGATGCTCTTCTTCGACATCAACCACTGCAACACCACCCAGCAGCGCTATCCAGACATCGACTTCAGCGGCTACGACATCGTCATCCTCGACCACACGAGTTCGAGCACCTCGCTCGTGCATCGCTACCTGAGCGAGGTCTTTGACTGTCCCAAGGTCCAGCTCGTCCTCCTGGTCGGCAGCGGCCTGAAGAACGAGCAGTCCGGCGCGGACCTGAACACCTACGGCACCATCCGCATCATGGGCCGCGACAAGAAGCTCCGGGACGACCTCTACGTCCATCTCGTCAAGGAAGAGGGCGACTACCGCCACCCCAAGGAGAGCCACGCCATCCGGCGCGCGTACAAGGCCC
It encodes the following:
- a CDS encoding group II truncated hemoglobin, with protein sequence MSEAPPAVPSLYDWAGGADALARLTEAFYTRVSADPLLGPVFARMSAAHPAHVALFLGEVLGGPAHYSAAHGGHAAMLRHHLEKHLSEAQRRRWVELLLDTADAVALPADPEFRSALVAYIEWGSRLAVINSQPGASVTFDAPMPAWGWGVPGGPYRP
- a CDS encoding antibiotic biosynthesis monooxygenase — encoded protein: MVVEYIRYDIPAERAEAFLEAYRLAGEHLRASPHCLRYEVTRGTEEPRHFIVRIEWDSLEGHLQGFRTGASFPAFLALVRPFIADIQEMKHCRVEGAWSRP
- a CDS encoding AraC family transcriptional regulator, with the protein product MEPLSAVLSGVRLKGSIYAAWELHAPWGMALPQAPFAAFHFVEQGECWVHSGDEFHRLDAGELVVLFGGQAHQLTSSRAAASEPLDVLRRRHPAKAGVHRVGSTGAQTRLVCGKFAAEGEQGLQMLRGLPAGVCLRQEQLATLPALRALLTSLSHEAASTAPGAATAAARITEALFVQVLRALLKGTEDDTPPGWLAGLREPRIAHALQLLHAEPARSWSLGALASTVGMSRTRFALLFQERIGQPPMTYLTHLRLDWVAQRLRDGEESIAQLAHAAGFESQGGLSRAFRKRFGQTPSDVRRAARDTRATG
- a CDS encoding membrane dipeptidase — translated: MQRRLRSGLRQLFSPWWLASAVALSCGPVSEEQAPAPEPESVAQPLAVSGFAEMHHHMFAEEAFGGGWFHGSYTGALTSCDGGAPESDHARVRMDLRDLLNLCPNSGSVNLSGVPILSDVFGVGGAVASEVIGQIEGTEGDTGLHLGRMNTPTEWPRWDTIAHQQAWEGWLKQAKAGGMSLVMVSLVSNEFLCKALPYQNLKRPCDEMADVDLQLQMARDFDARNDWVEIALSPAHARQIIAAGKLAMVLSIESSKLFGTKDWRAELNRVYGLGVRSLQPVHQLDNRFGGAAPHNAIFQVAQFLENCHIDTDCGLTGSGFTLGFDVDANCRNTKGLTTDGKALVQEMMAKGMLIDMAHMSERSVQDAFALSQANTYYPLFVSHGHFREVMNPDLAANEKTTPAWVVRDIRQTGGMFGLRTAHDETRTYTRTTVANNCQGSTRSLAQAYEFGRQGLKVNMGFGADLNGFIQQTRPRFGNFGACSAGFRAEADAQMDQQRTSGPGRLGTDFDVNGLAHVGFLPDVVRDLKQLGVNTTGLEGSAENFIRMWERANSARTGMADAAADIDTSGVAAYVPKSTREAAYPTMCGKPYAPASKAVADTCRYDAECKSGSCTTSEDCTGSTGSCICVTDAHCGTNQYCGWGLNAGNCVNKKAKGALCSSARECLSNSCKWLTCG